The Haloplanus sp. GDY1 genomic sequence CCTTCTCCGCGTCCTTTCGGGCGACGACTTCGAACGTTCGATCAATCGCCTCGGGCGTGTACAGCGCCGCGACCATGAGACGGGCGACGTCCGCTCTCGGAATTGATCCAGTCATCTTCTCCGAGCCCTCCGCGACGAGGACGTCCCCTGTCGCTGGATCGTCGTTCATCCATCCGGGACGGAAAATCACGTACCCGAGTCCCGATTCGCGAAGTGCTCGTTCCGCATAGGCTTTTTCTTTGACTGCCCAGCGGAGCATGACCGACCGAGCCCAGAGCGGCATTCCCAGACGAGACGTACCAACGCCGATCGAACTCTGCAGGACAAAGGTGTGGACGCCTTCACGAGCGGCTGCTTCGACGAGGTTCACCACACCGTCCCCGTCGACCCTGCGGCTGGGTCGAGTGAGCCCAGTAGTCAGGCTCGACCCTGCAGCGCACAGGACTGCATCACAGCCTTCGAGCGCGTTCTGCACGTCCGTCGGGTTCAACAGGTCCCCGACGACGACCTCGTCAGCGCCGTCGGCCACCAGCGACTCGCGATTGTCTGCCGACCGAGTCATCGCTCGAACGTCGACTGGTCGACCGGCCAGCTCACTGAGAACCTCACGGCCAGTTCTGCCACTTGCTCCGGCGACAAGTACTTTCGATGGGGTTCGTTGCTCCATGTGTCACCTGCACCTGACGTGCGGCTGAGCAAAGAACCATTCAGTATCTCGAAGGAAAGCAACTATCTCAGCGGAAAGTACTCATCCCCGTTCCGCAGGTTCCTCTACCATACAGCGTCTATATCTCATCGTGGCGCGTTTCAACCGGTATGAGACCGACAGACGAGTTGGGTCCTCGTCACTCTCCGCCCGAATACCCGGGGGCACCCGCACGCATAGATTCGACTGCGGTGATAGAGGAGTATGCCTATCTACTCGAAGGAGTACCATCCATTGAGAGGGCACCGGAGCAACTCCATGGGACAGTCAGTACCCTCCTCAAACTGCTCGCCAGTGCACACGCGATGTCACTCCTGTATTATTTCTCACGCAAACAGCAACCGATTCGATTCACAGAACTGGCGCAGGCAACCAACGCCTCACCGAAAGTCCTCTCACAACGACTGAAGGAACTTGTTGAATCGGGGCTCGTAACTCGGCATTCGTACGATGAGAGCCCGCCTCGCGTCGAGTACGAACTGACAGCCATGGCAAGGGAACTTGCCCCCGCGTTCCAATTCCTCTACGCCTGGGCAGCACGCCACGATCGCGTCCTCTCGGACGTGGGATCCACCGAAAACGAGGCGACGCGTTCGGATCATCGCCGCGTCTGTCGGTGCCGGTGACTGGCACCTCATGCGCGGAACGCCGTTCCTCGTCCGGCTCATCTACGGCGGCTATCGCCGTCCGAAGTTCCCGACCCCAGGCGTCGACATCGCGGGTCGAATCGAAGCAGTCGGCCGGGACGTCACCGACTTCAAGCCGGGCGACGAGGTTCTCGCGGACCTCTCTGAACACGGGTTCGGTGGGTTTGTCGAGTACGTCTGCGTGCCGGCGACGGCACTCGTCTCGAAGCCGGCCACGGTCCCGTTCGAGGCCGCAGCGGCGGCCCCGACGTCGGCCGTCGCCGCCCTCCAGGCGCTCCGCGATGCCGGGGGGCTCCAAGCCGGCGAACACGTCCTGATCAATGGGGCGTCCGGCGGTGTGGGGACGTTCGCAGTGCAGATCGCAAAACACCTCGGAGCCGAAGTCACCGGGGTCTGTAGTACCGCGAAGATGGAACTGGTCCGCTCGATCGGCGCCGACCACGTCATCGATTACACCGAGACTGACGTCACCACTGCAGGAGTGGAGTACGACCTCATCCTCGATACGGCGGGCTCCCATTCGATGAGCGCCTACCGGCGTGCGCTCACCCCGACGGGACGGTACGTCATGGTGGGCGGGCCGACCGAGCGATTCCTGCGGGCGCTGATCCTCGGTCCAGTGCTCTCGATGCCTGGCAACCGAAAATTCGGAGGCTTCAATCTAACGGTCAATCGTGACGATTTGGCGTTCGTGACGGAGCTGCTTGAATCCGGTGACCTCACGCCCGTTATGGATAGACGATACGAACTGCGTGAAGTTCCCGAGGCTATCCGATACGTCGAGGACGGTCGCGCGAAGGGAACGGTCGTAATCACATCGGAAGAGACCATCTGAACTCCCCGATGAATCCGGTGTAGTCTCGACCCCCCGCGTGAACCCGCCTGTTGAGACTGCGCTCCCTGTGGATACGCCTGGATCTGCAAAGCGCGTCGTGGAAGCAGGAAGCCCTCCCCTCAAGGAGCGAACGGCGTCTGCCGTGAGCGGGTAGGGTAGTTCACTGTGTCGTACTGGGCTAGACCCAGTAACTCCGATAGTCACACGATTGTGCAGTATCCACGCGTTTCGAGGCCAGCGAAAGCAGTGTTGGTTATTTGTTCACTCAATTAATCACAACACAACTATGTGCGGGTAGTACGGACGGTAGCGTGGTGTGTAGCCCCAGATCTGGTCCCAACCTCTCTGTCGCTACACACCGGAAACCACCTATCAGGTGGTTTTCACGGGACCGG encodes the following:
- a CDS encoding SDR family oxidoreductase, which encodes MEQRTPSKVLVAGASGRTGREVLSELAGRPVDVRAMTRSADNRESLVADGADEVVVGDLLNPTDVQNALEGCDAVLCAAGSSLTTGLTRPSRRVDGDGVVNLVEAAAREGVHTFVLQSSIGVGTSRLGMPLWARSVMLRWAVKEKAYAERALRESGLGYVIFRPGWMNDDPATGDVLVAEGSEKMTGSIPRADVARLMVAALYTPEAIDRTFEVVARKDAEKVATPTLVDVEWNQQTGLKETTVKA
- a CDS encoding winged helix-turn-helix transcriptional regulator, which translates into the protein MRPTDELGPRHSPPEYPGAPARIDSTAVIEEYAYLLEGVPSIERAPEQLHGTVSTLLKLLASAHAMSLLYYFSRKQQPIRFTELAQATNASPKVLSQRLKELVESGLVTRHSYDESPPRVEYELTAMARELAPAFQFLYAWAARHDRVLSDVGSTENEATRSDHRRVCRCR
- a CDS encoding NAD(P)-dependent alcohol dehydrogenase is translated as MRGTPFLVRLIYGGYRRPKFPTPGVDIAGRIEAVGRDVTDFKPGDEVLADLSEHGFGGFVEYVCVPATALVSKPATVPFEAAAAAPTSAVAALQALRDAGGLQAGEHVLINGASGGVGTFAVQIAKHLGAEVTGVCSTAKMELVRSIGADHVIDYTETDVTTAGVEYDLILDTAGSHSMSAYRRALTPTGRYVMVGGPTERFLRALILGPVLSMPGNRKFGGFNLTVNRDDLAFVTELLESGDLTPVMDRRYELREVPEAIRYVEDGRAKGTVVITSEETI